The proteins below are encoded in one region of Hordeum vulgare subsp. vulgare chromosome 3H, MorexV3_pseudomolecules_assembly, whole genome shotgun sequence:
- the LOC123439694 gene encoding expansin-A24-like: MARARAQAIAVVLLTLVYCGCAMAADKAPVKWLRAHATFYGGADASDTMGGACGYGNLYSAGYGTRTAALSTVLFNDGAACGQCYKIACDRKLADPMWCRPGVSVTVTATNFCPPNNALPSDNGGWCNPPRPHFDMAQPAWEKIGVYKGGIIPVMYQRVPCVKKGGVRFKIDGHDYFNLVTVMNIAAAGSIKSMDVKSSDSNDWMTMSRNWGANWHSLANLTGKILSFRLTDTDGRTLEFNNIVPGGWKFGQTFASKQQFK, from the exons ATGGCGAGGGCTCGAGCTCAAGCTATTGCAGTGGTACTGCTCACGCTCGTCTACTGTGGGTGTGCCATGGCCGCGGACAAAGCACCGGTCAAATGGCTGAGGGCGCACGCGACGTTCTACGGCGGTGCTGATGCCTCTGACACTATGGGTGGAGCATGCGGGTACGGTAATCTGTACTCGGCGGGCTACGGTACACGGACGGCCGCGTTGAGCACAGTGCTGTTCAATGACGGTGCGGCGTGCGGGCAGTGCTACAAGATCGCGTGCGATCGCAAGCTTGCAGACCCTATGTGGTGCAGACCAGGCGTCTCGGTTACGGTGACGGCCACAAATTTCTGCCCGCCTAACAACGCGCTCCCGAGCGACAATGGCGGCTGGTGCAACCCACCGAGGCCACACTTTGACATGGCGCAACCGGCCTGGGAGAAGATCGGCGTCTACAAGGGCGGAATTATCCCCGTCATGTACCAGAG GGTCCCATGCGTGAAGAAGGGTGGGGTGCGTTTCAAGATCGATGGTCACGATTACTTTAACCTAGTTACTGTGATGAACATCGCAGCCGCCGGCTCAATTAAATCGATGGATGTCAAGAGCTCTGATTCAAACGATTGGATGACAATGTCCCGTAACTGGGGTGCCAACTGGCACTCTTTAGCAAATCTTACCGGAAAAATACTCTCATTCAGGTTGACTGACACAGATGGACGGACACTTGAGTTTAACAATATTGTGCCCGGTGGATGGAAGTTCGGGCAAACATTTGCAAGCAAACAACAGTTCAAGTGA